A part of Brassica rapa cultivar Chiifu-401-42 chromosome A05, CAAS_Brap_v3.01, whole genome shotgun sequence genomic DNA contains:
- the LOC103867692 gene encoding B3 domain-containing protein At2g31720-like: MKMVTDADDDQRSEEEAEEEEEPIRAEPLREVKPSVRGKKPVKPERGVTPEWLVNLMITEKGVDAKLVIDKMIQTSDVNPNQGRLLIPFNQIVEMDFLNEAELHLIDEHQRDNSSNKGVAVIVVASDGGKWNAKLRRWNMTCPNYALCSGWNHVVRGAKLNDKVRESFRLWSFHSQDGTKLYFAFFHRELSLCEVALRRLPKFPTRSRTPRFCVPSSPPRVSEVFDLNMPLVEEMDPLEAEQERHDRRTPLESVIETMTTTTVDLDRLGPSVDLNIPLVPVRTEMASLEDVQETSQESDRETTTVDLELRLWFQ; encoded by the coding sequence ATGAAGATGGTGACAGATGCTGATGATGATCAACGCTccgaagaagaagcagaagaagaagaagaacccatCAGAGCTGAGCCTCTTAGGGAAGTTAAGCCTTCGGTCAGAGGAAAAAAGCCGGTCAAACCAGAGAGAGGGGTTACACCGGAATGGCTGGTTAATCTGATGATAACAGAAAAGGGTGTGGACGCGAAGCTGGTGATTGATAAGATGATTCAGACGAGTGATGTCAACCCAAACCAAGGACGTCTCTTGATTCCCTTTAACCAGATAGTGGAGATGGACTTCTTGAACGAGGCAGAGTTGCACCTCATAGATGAACATCAAAGAGATAATAGTAGTAACAAAGGTGTTGCTGTGATCGTGGTTGCATCCGATGGTGGAAAATGGAATGCTAAACTAAGGAGATGGAATATGACCTGTCCCAATTACGCCTTGTGTTCTGGATGGAACCACGTCGTCCGCGGTGCCAAGCTCAACGACAAGGTAAGGGAGAGTTTTAGACTATGGTCATTCCACTCCCAAGATGGGACGAAGCTCTATTTTGCCTTCTTTCATAGAGAGTTATCTCTATGTGAAGTGGCACTCAGGCGACTTCCTAAATTTCCAACGAGAAGTAGAACTCCTCGATTTTGTGTTCCATCTTCTCCACCAAGAGTTTCCGAGGTTTTCGACCTAAATATGCCATTGGTTGAAGAGATGGATCCTCTCGAAGCTGAACAAGAGAGGCATGATAGGAGGACTCCACTTGAATCAGTCATAGAGACGATGACGACGACGACGGTGGACCTCGATCGGCTGGGGCCGTCCGTGGACCTAAATATACCATTGGTTCCAGTGCGCACCGAGATGGCTTCTCTTGAAGATGTACAAGAGACGTCACAGGAATCAGATAGGGAGACGACGACGGTGGACCTCGAGCTCCGGCTGTGGTTTCAATGA